Genomic DNA from Candidatus Nitronereus thalassa:
GATTGCATGAACGGCCAATCGAAATCAGGCAACGAACCTAATGTGTTTGAAAAAGTCGTTGACTTTGTGGACGAACGAGTCGGCCTGAAAACTCTTCAGGCGAAAATGTTGAATGAGCCTGTTCCTGGTGGTTCGCGTTGGGCTTATGCCTTCGGCTCTGTGCTGCTCTTCATTTTTATTTTGCAGGTGGTCACGGGCATCTTGTTGATGTTCTATTACGTGCCAAGTACGGACCATGCGTATGCCAGCACCCAATACATCATTCATGAAGTCGATTATGGTTGGTTTCTCCTGAGCTATCATTTTTGGGGATCCTCGGCCATGGTCGTCATGGTATTTGCGCATATGTCTCAAGTTTTTCTGTGGGGGGCCTATAAGAAGCCAAGAGAATTGATATGGTTGGTTGGCCTTGCTCTGTTTGGATTGGTCATGGCTTTTGGGTTTACAGGATATTTACTTCCTTGGGACCAACGGGCCTATTGGGCTACAGTGGTCGGCGTTGAGATTATGGATAAGACTCCGATCGTTGGGGATTTCATGGCCAGGTTTTTAAAGGGTGGTCCTACGCCTGGGCAAATGACGTTGAGTCGATTTTTTGTGATTCACGTGATGGTGTTACCGGCTGCCCTCATGGGTTTGGCGGGCCTCCATATTTTCCTCTTTAGAAAAGCTGGTCCCGCTGGTCCTTTTCGGGGAACTCCTGAGCAGATTAAGGCCAAAACCGATTACTTCTTTCCAAGGCAAATTTGGAAAGATATTGTGGCGATGGCCTCCACCTTCCTGATTATTTGTAGCTTAGCGTTTTTTGAACCCGTGGTCCTTCTCCATGAAGCCACCCCTGATCCTGGTGATTATCATCCCGAGCCTGAATGGTATTTTTTGTTCTTATTTCAACTCTTGCGCCTGAAAATTTTTGGCGGTGAGTTTGGCCAATTTCTTGGCGCCATCGCGATTCCTGGGGCCTTTATGGCATTTTTAGCCGCCTTGCCATTTATCGATAAAAGCCCTGAGCGGGATTTATTTAAACGCCCATTGGCGTTGGTTGGATGGATTGTGATTATGACCGGCATTTTAATCT
This window encodes:
- a CDS encoding cytochrome bc complex cytochrome b subunit, giving the protein MNGQSKSGNEPNVFEKVVDFVDERVGLKTLQAKMLNEPVPGGSRWAYAFGSVLLFIFILQVVTGILLMFYYVPSTDHAYASTQYIIHEVDYGWFLLSYHFWGSSAMVVMVFAHMSQVFLWGAYKKPRELIWLVGLALFGLVMAFGFTGYLLPWDQRAYWATVVGVEIMDKTPIVGDFMARFLKGGPTPGQMTLSRFFVIHVMVLPAALMGLAGLHIFLFRKAGPAGPFRGTPEQIKAKTDYFFPRQIWKDIVAMASTFLIICSLAFFEPVVLLHEATPDPGDYHPEPEWYFLFLFQLLRLKIFGGEFGQFLGAIAIPGAFMAFLAALPFIDKSPERDLFKRPLALVGWIVIMTGILIFTVSAIINREFLH